In Spinacia oleracea cultivar Varoflay chromosome 5, BTI_SOV_V1, whole genome shotgun sequence, a single window of DNA contains:
- the LOC110789478 gene encoding uncharacterized protein → MAEETEKRFHSIMDKLFHSPKSNLSLSSSSSSGQKTRGQKRPFSATESSLRGGKGEGQNAAQAPPCRPWHRGDLMRRLATFKSMKWFAKPKAVDAVNCATRGWVNVDLDIIACEVCGARLQFSTPSAWNQQQVEKAALVFSLKLESGHKLLCQWIDNACDAKLALFPPMTTAVLVDHYKERSSAFLQLSALPVVPASVIESMRSSQLKHFLKQSIAVECGSAPNDSSWTEYFGNDVEVVSADLYYQAHRLLSLCGWEPRLLPYMVDCEDQPKLSGSNGNISNLSHAAADEQSNRLSVSVSGSSENSRTNNDPGASSIYYDPNSTVLDCKLCGASIGLWAFTTVARPLELVRVVGFAEMGGGGDCGSKRSATENHANNGKSDIAAANEEATPSKKTMLNLTIAGGLTPTKQNFRATISLPVIGRNVRTRLSCLSSDVSPGEEEPTSLDSIMEGSTKNMQNKEKNSSIIGTETQDDAPSTTADDITDSQEMIGDSTLRKETSSLPSGEQNPNGIGDTARIVSTKDASTFSIEKAISRHSSNKKMEFHPIRQHRHFCPWVVSTETVSPGWQQTLSALQKEKMFSVPELEGSPSSPSLIKVDDPITSIRRLFESPPAKTPKRASK, encoded by the exons ATGGCTGAAGAAACAGAGAAGAGATTCCACAGTATCATGGACAAGCTCTTTCATTCTCCTAAATCtaatctttctctttcctcAAG TTCATCAAGTGGACAGAAAACAAGAGGGCAGAAGCGCCCGTTTTCAGCAACAGAATCGAGTTTAAGAGGGGGTAAAGGTGAAGGTCAAAATGCAGCTCAAGCACCTCCGTGTAGACCATGGCATAGGGGAGATCTTATGAGGAGGTTGGCTACATTCAAATCCATGAAATGGTTTGCTAAACCCAAG GCTGTGGATGCTGTGAACTGTGCAACGAGAGGTTGGGTTAACGTAGATTTGGACATCATAGCCTGTGAAGTTTGCGGAGCACGTCTGCAGTTTTCTACTCCTTCAGCTTGGAACCAGCAACAAG TTGAGAAGGCAGCTTTAGTTTTCAGTTTGAAGTTGGAGTCTGGACACAAGCTTCTTTGTCAATGGATTGACAATGCTTGTGATGCAAAATTGGCATTGTTTCCGCCTATGACAACCGCAGTGTTGGTTGATCACTATAAAGAACGTTCTTCTGCGTTTTTGCAACTTTCAGCTCTACCTGTAGTACCTGCTTCAGTTATTGAGAGCATGagaagttctcagttgaaacaTTTTCTCAAACAGTCAATAGCAGTGGAATGTGGTTCAGCACCCAACGATTCTTCTTGGACAGAGTATTTTGGGAATGATGTTGAAGTTGTTTCTGCTGATTTGTATTATCAG GCTCATAGGTTATTAAGTTTATGTGGATGGGAACCTCGATTGCTTCCTTACATGGTTGATTGTGAGGACCAGCCTAAACTGTCTGGTAGCAATGGAAACATATCCAACTTATCTCATGCAGCAGCTGATGAGCAGAGTAACAGGTTGTCTGTTTCTGTCTCAGGCTCCAGTGAAAATAGTAGGACAAATAATGATCCTGGGGCTTCAAGTATCTATTATGATCCTAATTCTACAGTATTGGATTGCAAGCTTTGTGGGGCAAGCATTGGTTTATGGGCCTTTACAACAGTTGCTCGGCCCCTAGAATTGGTTAGAGTAGTTGGTTTTGCTGAAATGGGTGGTGGAGGCGATTGTGGTAGCAAAAGATCTGCAACTGAAAATCATGCTAACAATGGGAAAAGTGATATAGCTGCTGCAAACGAGGAAGCTACACCGTCAAAGAAAACAATGTTGAATTTGACGATTGCTGGTGGGCTTACTCCAACAAAACAGAACTTCAGGGCAACAATCTCCTTACCTGTTATCGGTCGTAATGTAAGGACTCGACTTTCTTGTTTGTCATCAGATGTTAGTCCTGGGGAAGAGGAACCTACATCTCTTGATTCTATCATGGAAGGTTCAACTAAGAACAtgcaaaacaaagagaaaaattcCAGTATAATTGGTACTGAGACACAAGATGATGCACCTTCAACAACTGCAGATGATATTACCGATTCACAGGAGATGATTGGAGACAGTACATTGAGGAAG GAAACATCAAGCTTACCTAGTGGTGAACAGAATCCGAATGGTATAGGAGACACTGCAAGGATTGTTTCAACAAAGGACGCTTCAACTTTTAGCATAG AAAAAGCTATAAGCAGGCATTCATCCAATAAAAAGATGGAGTTCCATCCAATCAGGCAGCACAGACATTTTTGCCCTTGGGTTGTGTCAACAGAGACCGTATCCCCAGGATGGCAACAAACTTTATCAGCTCTGCAAAAGGAGAAAATGTTTTCAGTTCCAGAATTGGAGGGTTCTCCTTCATCTCCATCCTTGATCAAG GTTGATGATCCTATTACATCTATTAGGAGGCTTTTCGAGTCTCCTCCAGCTAAAACACCGAAACGTGCTTCAAAGTAA
- the LOC110789479 gene encoding peptidyl-prolyl cis-trans isomerase CYP26-2, chloroplastic, producing the protein MLQHLKLTLSPTQILHTRKPPHITENQSVHASVSPPVPKQCSKISRRELTIFTNTSLLLLASQTLHSHPFLDARAEENPQEEVEATSENTEGVQEAKGEVDATPENTEGFQETKGEVEATPKNTETVQETKGEVELENVQATPNNTETVQETKGEVEVKPENTEGVQETKGEVVQEEVEATPKTTERVPPTTKQVFLDVSIDGKPTGRIVIALYDQKAPVGAATFSDIVSGKAGISYRRKEFVKIMPNYVQHGGIRSYGVDAELASRTGRSFKNDKLVQELERESEESTGTKNLAGTVSIIVRDPLKPPPKTKLVARGGKLQIDQEEVGLEPNGTEFTIATKDSPELDSSALVVGKVIEGMDVVERIGQVKTVQDNTSSPYFRVAKLIGDKRAVVAERGFNRPYSKVIIKNCGLLQE; encoded by the exons ATGCTTCAACACCTAAAACTCACACTATCACCTACTCAGATCCTTCACACCCGAAAACCACCACACATTACTGAAAACCAGAGTGTACACGCTAGCGTTTCTCCTCCGGTTCCTAAACAATGCAGCAAGATTTCACGCCGAGAGCTCACTATCTTCACCAACACCTCTCTGCTCCTCTTGGCCTCTCAGACTCTTCATTCCCATCCTTTTTTGGATGCGCGAGCAGAGGAAAACCCGCAAGAAGAAGTTGAGGCGACTTCAGAGAACACGGAAGGAGTTCAAGAGGCCAAAGGTGAAGTTGATGCGACTCCAGAGAACACCGAAGGATTTCAAGAGACAAAAGGTGAAGTTGAGGCAACTCCAAAGAACACCGAAACAGTTCAAGAGACAAAAGGTGAAGTTGAGCTAGAAAATGTTCAGGCAACTCCAAATAACACAGAAACAGTTCAAGAGACCAAAGGTGAAGTGGAGGTGAAACCAGAGAACACTGAAGGAGTTCAAGAGACCAAAGGTGAAGTTGTTCAAGAAGAAGTTGAGGCGACTCCAAAGACTACTGAAAGAGTTCCTCCTACTACTAAACAGGTGTTTCTTGATGTATCGATTGATGGAAAGCCGACAGGAAGGATTGTAATAGCATTATATGATCAAAAAGCTCCTGTTGGAGCAGCAACATTTAGTGACATTGTTAGTGGAAAAGCAGGAATAAGTTACAGAAGGAAAGAGTTTGTTAAAATCATGCCAAACTATGTTCAACACGGAGGGATTCGATCCTATGGGGTGGATGCAGAGCTTGCAAGCAGAACAGGAAGGAGTTTCAAGAATGATAAGTTGGTTCAAgaattggagagagaaagtgaggaaaGTACAGGAACTAAGAACTTGGCTGGAACTGTGAGTATCATTGTTAGGGATCCTTTAAAACCGCCGCCTAAAACAAAGTTGGTTGCCAGAGGAGGGAAGTTACAGATTGATCAGGAGGAGGTTGGGCTTGAGCCGAATGGCACGGAGTTCACTATTGCAACTAAGGACTCACCGGAGCTCGATTCATCGGCATTGGTTGTTGGCAAAGTGATTGAAGGAATGGATGTTGTAGAGAGGATTGGTCAGGTCAAGACAGTGCAAGATAATACAAGTTCTCCATATTTTAG GGTGGCGAAGTTGATTGGTGACAAGAGAGCTGTAGTGGCTGAAAGGGGTTTCAACCGCCCTTACTCAAAAGTCATAATCAAGAATTGTGGCCTGCTACAAGAATGA